A single region of the Chitinophaga niabensis genome encodes:
- a CDS encoding glycerophosphoryl diester phosphodiesterase, with amino-acid sequence MMRCLFFAGMLMGASASAQVSLKSNALQLQWTKNTEGWKINQLSVKNKNTWVALPAPSGEYTLLYTEKLPDSTFNNSFPEQQYHYIIPLWKALIQPVPMNTAGQAVHFYPSDAARSGNSIVFNNHSRQADITAAWYIDPQYPSDIRVKITLTAKQTGYFSLATPTVATIMEKELAWAGIPGYFQSNALEHDFIKANVYMQGIPDKPVIVRERTAATLSPFISAKNNVTLAVIPDPGTGRDPWEKDTKTQSTWQLGLSLMNRKALLTPTAYHPVLGEKGSLMQKGDTVSFSFRYTIQYADWYTVYKHAVNDVYRFADFLALKKTSQSLTSRILSMHKYLVDAKTSLWRTEGYKGLTIGAQAYLGGVYGSEKDAMKNSDYGAMWMLANITNDPALKKDRLPYARNFKLQQQDLNAGFFYGAAAGQYYLSKSKRFTEEWGPYIEPIGTTYYILMDAGNVLLFQPKDTALKHTLQLAADKLLGWMNSNGQWQVAYDHATQAPMFKEVEDLRPTFYGLLIAYKILRNKKYLDAAKKGADWYIKNAVEKGHFLGVCGDTRFVPDFATAQSAQALLELYDVTKEKQYLQAAIQTARLYTTSIYTHPIPTTQEKIVNGVKRQDWEISQAGLSFEHGGTLGSANHRGPILLASHAGMFVRMFAITRDSLFLQMARAAALGRDAFVDKETSVASYYWDVMNKGAGPYPHHAWWQIGWITDYLLAEAEMRSGGQVKFPRGFITPKVGPHQSYGFAPGKVNGVTAELLLEDGLLKTTSPYLDYYCAINRQQKKLFFILLNNDDEQLETTIQIKDATTPVKIPPYGIKVLETKHE; translated from the coding sequence ATGATGAGATGTTTGTTCTTTGCAGGTATGTTGATGGGAGCCTCCGCTTCGGCCCAGGTGTCCCTGAAAAGTAATGCCCTGCAATTACAATGGACGAAAAATACAGAGGGCTGGAAAATTAACCAGCTCTCCGTTAAAAATAAAAACACCTGGGTAGCATTACCAGCCCCGAGTGGTGAATACACTTTGCTGTATACGGAAAAGCTGCCGGATTCTACATTCAACAACAGCTTCCCGGAACAGCAATACCATTACATCATTCCCCTCTGGAAAGCATTGATACAACCTGTACCCATGAACACTGCAGGGCAGGCTGTACATTTCTATCCCTCAGATGCTGCAAGGTCCGGTAACAGCATTGTTTTCAATAATCATTCCCGGCAGGCAGACATCACAGCCGCATGGTATATAGATCCCCAATACCCATCAGACATACGGGTAAAGATCACCCTAACGGCCAAACAAACCGGTTACTTTTCACTGGCTACGCCTACCGTAGCCACTATCATGGAAAAAGAACTGGCCTGGGCCGGCATTCCCGGGTACTTCCAAAGCAATGCACTGGAACATGACTTCATCAAAGCGAATGTTTATATGCAGGGCATCCCGGATAAACCAGTGATCGTAAGGGAAAGAACAGCGGCTACACTCTCCCCCTTCATCTCTGCAAAGAATAATGTCACCCTCGCCGTGATCCCCGATCCCGGTACAGGAAGGGATCCCTGGGAGAAAGATACCAAAACACAATCCACCTGGCAGTTAGGACTTTCTTTAATGAACAGGAAAGCCCTGCTCACGCCTACCGCCTATCATCCCGTATTGGGAGAGAAAGGTTCCCTGATGCAAAAAGGCGATACCGTTTCTTTCTCCTTCAGATATACTATTCAATATGCTGACTGGTACACCGTTTATAAACATGCCGTAAACGATGTGTATCGTTTTGCTGATTTCCTTGCACTGAAAAAAACATCCCAGTCACTCACCAGCCGGATCCTGTCCATGCACAAATACCTGGTGGATGCCAAAACCTCTCTTTGGAGAACAGAAGGGTACAAAGGCCTCACCATTGGCGCACAAGCTTACCTGGGTGGCGTATACGGCTCTGAGAAAGACGCCATGAAAAATTCCGATTACGGCGCCATGTGGATGCTGGCCAATATCACCAATGATCCCGCATTGAAAAAAGACCGCCTCCCCTATGCAAGGAATTTCAAGCTACAGCAACAGGACCTCAATGCAGGATTCTTCTACGGCGCCGCCGCCGGACAATATTACCTGTCTAAAAGCAAACGGTTCACAGAAGAATGGGGGCCTTATATAGAACCCATCGGAACTACCTACTACATATTGATGGACGCGGGGAATGTATTGTTATTCCAGCCTAAGGACACCGCATTAAAACACACTTTACAACTCGCAGCAGACAAGTTATTAGGATGGATGAACAGCAACGGGCAATGGCAGGTAGCATATGATCATGCTACGCAGGCCCCGATGTTCAAAGAAGTGGAAGACCTCCGTCCTACTTTCTACGGCCTGCTCATAGCATACAAAATACTCCGCAACAAAAAATACCTCGATGCTGCAAAAAAAGGCGCTGACTGGTATATAAAGAATGCCGTTGAAAAAGGTCATTTTCTTGGCGTTTGCGGCGACACCCGTTTTGTTCCCGATTTTGCCACAGCCCAAAGCGCACAGGCCTTGCTGGAACTTTACGACGTAACAAAAGAAAAGCAATACTTACAGGCAGCTATTCAAACCGCCCGTTTATACACGACTTCTATTTACACGCATCCCATTCCTACCACACAGGAAAAAATAGTGAATGGCGTGAAACGCCAGGATTGGGAGATCAGCCAGGCAGGTTTAAGTTTTGAACATGGCGGCACATTAGGTTCTGCGAATCATCGTGGCCCTATACTCTTAGCCAGTCATGCCGGCATGTTTGTAAGGATGTTCGCCATCACCCGCGACTCCCTTTTCCTGCAAATGGCCCGTGCTGCTGCATTAGGCAGAGATGCTTTTGTGGATAAAGAAACCAGCGTAGCTTCCTATTACTGGGATGTAATGAATAAAGGCGCAGGCCCCTATCCGCATCATGCCTGGTGGCAGATAGGATGGATCACGGATTACCTGCTGGCTGAAGCGGAAATGCGTTCCGGCGGGCAGGTAAAATTCCCGAGAGGTTTTATCACACCCAAAGTAGGCCCCCATCAATCCTACGGCTTTGCGCCCGGAAAAGTAAATGGCGTAACGGCGGAACTTTTACTGGAAGATGGTTTGCTTAAAACCACCAGTCCATATCTTGATTACTACTGCGCCATTAACCGGCAGCAAAAGAAATTATTCTTCATCCTGTTGAATAATGATGATGAGCAACTGGAAACAACTATTCAGATAAAAGACGCAACCACCCCTGTAAAAATCCCACCCTATGGAATAAAGGTGCTGGAAACAAAACATGAGTAA
- a CDS encoding sodium:solute symporter family protein: protein MNAVIDTSVIVVFSIFIMLVGFSFSRTGRNLKSFFAAGEAVPWFIGGLSLFMSFFSAGTFVAWGSIAYKYGWVAITIQWTMCIGGLVTGLYLAPKWKATGNLTAAEFIRERLGEAVQKSYIYIFMIVSLLIKGSVLYSVARLVSSSLGFPLMPSTVVLGLFMIAYTAVGGLWAVMVTDILQFVILTAAILIIIPLAFDAAGGVEHFIKFSPQGFFDVVNGEYTWGFILAFALYHIFYIGGNWTFVQRYTSVDTPKSASKVAYLFAGLYIISPVLWMLPPMVYKAINPGLQGLDTENAYLMICQHVLPAGLMGLILTGMYFSTSASANTALNVVSAVFTNDIYKGSINPKASDKKLMSVARISSWFFGLGMIVVALIVPYIGGIVEFTLSIGAITGGPLLAPPLWALFSKRLTGKVTLYVTGISLAANLVFKIMLPFLADYKLSRANEMLLGVGLPFLILALYEIYAYYKGQNASAEYLHLKALKAQRKAAPVEVSAEEAFEIRKQNKFGLKVIAFSLCFIAILLYILCFFSAGSASLVAGIATVILLTSLIPLRAAGKVKL from the coding sequence ATGAATGCAGTGATTGATACATCTGTTATTGTAGTATTTTCCATCTTTATCATGCTGGTCGGTTTCTCGTTTTCGAGGACCGGCCGCAATCTAAAATCTTTCTTTGCCGCAGGAGAAGCCGTGCCCTGGTTCATCGGGGGTTTATCTTTATTCATGAGCTTCTTCTCCGCCGGCACTTTTGTAGCCTGGGGTTCCATTGCTTATAAATATGGCTGGGTAGCCATCACCATTCAATGGACCATGTGTATCGGCGGATTGGTAACAGGTTTATACCTGGCCCCTAAATGGAAAGCCACCGGCAACCTCACTGCCGCTGAATTTATCCGGGAACGTTTGGGAGAAGCGGTACAAAAAAGTTACATCTACATTTTCATGATCGTATCACTGCTGATCAAAGGATCAGTATTATACTCTGTTGCAAGGCTCGTCAGTTCATCCCTTGGATTTCCACTGATGCCCAGTACAGTGGTATTGGGATTATTCATGATTGCCTATACTGCTGTTGGTGGATTATGGGCAGTGATGGTAACGGACATCCTGCAGTTTGTGATCCTCACAGCCGCCATCCTCATTATCATTCCCTTAGCATTTGATGCAGCAGGTGGTGTGGAACATTTTATTAAATTCTCTCCTCAGGGCTTTTTTGATGTAGTGAATGGCGAATACACCTGGGGATTTATCCTCGCATTTGCTTTATACCACATCTTCTATATCGGTGGTAACTGGACCTTTGTGCAACGTTACACCAGTGTGGATACACCAAAGTCGGCTTCCAAAGTGGCATACCTTTTTGCCGGTCTTTATATTATCAGCCCGGTGTTGTGGATGTTGCCCCCGATGGTATACAAAGCCATTAATCCCGGTTTACAGGGCCTGGATACAGAGAATGCTTACCTGATGATCTGCCAGCATGTATTGCCCGCAGGGCTGATGGGGCTGATCTTAACAGGAATGTATTTCTCTACTTCCGCATCTGCTAATACCGCTTTGAATGTGGTATCTGCCGTATTTACGAATGATATCTACAAGGGTTCCATCAACCCGAAAGCTTCTGATAAAAAGCTGATGAGCGTAGCCCGGATCTCCTCCTGGTTCTTTGGATTGGGTATGATCGTGGTGGCTTTGATAGTTCCCTACATCGGAGGGATCGTTGAATTTACGTTGAGCATTGGCGCCATTACTGGCGGGCCTTTACTGGCTCCGCCGCTTTGGGCTTTATTCTCCAAACGCCTCACCGGAAAGGTAACATTATATGTAACCGGTATCAGCCTGGCTGCCAACCTGGTATTTAAAATAATGCTGCCTTTCCTTGCAGATTATAAACTAAGCCGCGCGAATGAAATGCTGCTGGGTGTTGGCCTGCCATTCCTTATACTGGCCCTGTATGAGATCTATGCTTACTACAAAGGTCAGAACGCCAGTGCAGAATACCTTCATCTGAAAGCTTTGAAAGCGCAGCGTAAAGCGGCGCCGGTAGAAGTAAGTGCAGAAGAAGCTTTTGAAATAAGGAAGCAGAATAAGTTCGGGTTGAAAGTGATTGCTTTCTCCCTTTGTTTCATTGCAATACTGCTCTATATCCTGTGCTTCTTCTCTGCAGGAAGCGCATCGCTGGTTGCCGGTATTGCCACTGTTATACTCTTAACTTCCCTGATCCCTTTAAGGGCAGCGGGAAAAGTGAAATTATGA
- a CDS encoding DUF5017 domain-containing protein, with protein sequence MRKIIYSLISIGVFAACAKEKVSAPNFEVSTSSLTYKAGDSVKFRISGNPDNLMFYSGEQGHKYEFRKRDSADNDLQIEFKSLVQFGLIYQNLQVLVSNDFNGKADTPSVKAATWTDISSKATFSTGKDSVSSGIISLKPYVNAQKPSSLIYVAFRYTDYKKAQGQNRWVIRTFSANNIAPDGTVTPMAVMSTGGWQQVNFKNTAFVWSLSAAQLLMPSSTATADDNEDWAISKGFDPTYIKQDVGTALKNISTVLPEYGYVFTQPGTYKVVFEGSSVRYNGEQRTTREVTLTITP encoded by the coding sequence ATGCGTAAGATCATATATAGCCTTATCTCAATTGGCGTCTTCGCCGCCTGTGCAAAAGAAAAAGTAAGTGCACCCAACTTTGAAGTATCCACATCCTCGCTTACCTATAAAGCAGGGGATTCTGTGAAATTCAGGATCAGCGGAAACCCTGATAACCTGATGTTCTATTCCGGCGAACAGGGACATAAATACGAATTCCGGAAACGGGATAGTGCAGACAATGATCTGCAGATAGAATTTAAAAGCCTGGTGCAGTTTGGGCTCATCTATCAGAACCTGCAAGTGCTGGTATCCAACGACTTCAACGGCAAAGCAGATACACCTTCTGTAAAAGCCGCCACCTGGACGGACATTAGCAGCAAAGCAACATTCTCTACAGGTAAAGACAGCGTTTCATCCGGCATTATCAGCCTGAAGCCTTATGTTAATGCACAAAAACCCTCTTCGCTGATCTATGTAGCATTCAGGTATACAGATTACAAAAAAGCACAAGGGCAGAACAGATGGGTGATCCGTACCTTCAGCGCCAATAACATTGCGCCGGATGGAACAGTAACACCTATGGCTGTAATGTCCACCGGAGGCTGGCAGCAGGTGAATTTCAAAAACACCGCTTTTGTATGGAGCCTCTCCGCTGCCCAATTGCTTATGCCAAGCAGTACCGCTACTGCAGATGATAATGAAGACTGGGCCATCAGCAAAGGATTTGATCCTACCTATATTAAACAGGATGTAGGCACAGCACTGAAGAACATCAGCACGGTTTTACCAGAATATGGGTATGTATTTACACAACCCGGCACCTATAAAGTTGTATTTGAAGGATCCTCCGTACGTTATAATGGCGAACAAAGGACAACGAGAGAAGTGACATTAACTATTACGCCATGA